In the Helicobacter typhlonius genome, one interval contains:
- a CDS encoding response regulator: MKFEALSNLTILYAEDDVDTANLTTMVLEDYVGRLLVAKNGQEALNLFRLHKVDLVLTDILMPKMNGIELIDNIRSSSIHPDVPVVITTAHTETKYLLDAIRLRVDGYILKPINIEELLQAIHKAILPFLQADEIASKNLLINAISTFVGGKKIAIIEFLLANCDEDNIFYGSYENIIAHLNVSKPTIVKTFKQLIDTGILIKIKNKVYKIHPDLDKNIKNNIS; the protein is encoded by the coding sequence ATGAAATTTGAGGCATTGAGCAATCTCACTATTTTATATGCTGAAGATGATGTAGATACTGCAAACCTCACAACTATGGTACTCGAAGACTATGTGGGGCGACTACTTGTGGCAAAAAACGGGCAGGAGGCACTGAATCTTTTTAGGCTACATAAGGTTGATTTGGTGCTGACAGATATTCTTATGCCAAAAATGAATGGCATCGAACTTATTGATAATATAAGAAGCTCAAGCATACACCCAGATGTTCCTGTTGTCATCACCACCGCACACACAGAGACAAAATATCTGCTTGATGCAATTAGGCTACGTGTAGATGGATATATTTTAAAGCCTATCAACATAGAGGAATTACTCCAAGCCATACACAAGGCTATATTGCCATTTTTACAAGCCGATGAAATCGCTTCAAAGAATCTCCTTATTAACGCCATTTCCACCTTTGTGGGTGGCAAAAAAATTGCCATTATTGAATTTTTATTGGCAAATTGCGATGAGGACAATATCTTTTATGGCTCATATGAAAACATTATCGCTCATCTCAATGTCAGCAAACCCACGATTGTAAAGACTTTTAAGCAACTCATTGATACCGGAATTCTCATCAAAATTAAAAACAAAGTCTATAAAATCCATCCAGATTTGGATAAAAATATAAAAAATAATATCTCTTAA
- a CDS encoding sensor histidine kinase: MSIVHSLMNKISFKAKTTILVWIIVVGFVLVASVALLALLGLKSEFDTNSLGNLYTPNKNAQEQNKNNQDDIAHLSYMWILEPKAQNKIDNMDSLILHLRKQYAQTFMSKEYDAVKELLQKQQQVRESAKIAITNNDIPAISALLKEQIILSSDITFYNKAITDTLYNHTFVFLVIFMFIVIATIIILALSIRHSINTNHLLLEQLVDSKTKELQALNANLQESIQYEVEQNRKKDLIMYQQARLASMGEMIQNIAHQWRQPLNSLTMLIQSFKSKAMQNRLDDDFVLQQTQYGMKIATEMSNTIENFRNFFRPEANTEPFVFITSIEDSIELLKERLKENLIKINVVAKKENLSIDGYQNSFMQVILILINNAIDALKLRAENEKDFTDLCIEILLDKVGYNIVLCVRDNAGGIRLEDKSKVFEPYFTTKHKSVGTGIGLYMAEQIIERQFNGTIDVSNTQWGEAYFGAEFTIHIPTQGGKV; this comes from the coding sequence ATGAGTATCGTGCATTCTTTAATGAATAAAATCTCGTTTAAGGCAAAAACGACAATTTTAGTGTGGATTATCGTTGTAGGTTTTGTGCTTGTGGCGAGTGTGGCACTCCTCGCACTTCTTGGGCTAAAGAGCGAATTTGACACAAATTCTTTAGGAAATCTCTATACGCCTAATAAAAATGCGCAAGAGCAAAATAAAAATAATCAAGATGATATTGCACACTTGTCATATATGTGGATACTCGAACCAAAAGCTCAAAACAAAATTGACAATATGGATTCTCTTATTTTGCATTTACGCAAACAATACGCGCAAACTTTTATGTCAAAAGAATATGATGCCGTAAAGGAGCTTTTGCAAAAACAACAACAGGTGAGAGAATCTGCCAAAATCGCCATTACCAACAATGATATACCCGCCATTTCTGCATTACTCAAAGAGCAGATTATACTTTCAAGCGATATTACATTTTATAATAAAGCCATAACGGATACACTATACAATCACACCTTTGTATTTTTGGTCATTTTTATGTTTATTGTGATTGCGACTATTATCATTCTCGCCCTTTCTATTCGACATTCTATCAATACAAATCACTTGCTATTAGAACAACTCGTAGATTCTAAAACAAAAGAACTTCAAGCACTTAATGCAAACTTGCAAGAATCTATTCAATATGAGGTCGAACAAAATCGTAAGAAAGATTTAATTATGTATCAACAAGCAAGACTTGCTTCTATGGGAGAAATGATACAAAATATCGCACATCAATGGCGACAGCCACTTAACTCCCTCACTATGCTTATACAAAGCTTCAAAAGTAAGGCTATGCAAAATCGCCTTGATGATGACTTTGTGCTTCAACAAACGCAATATGGTATGAAAATCGCCACGGAGATGTCAAACACGATTGAAAATTTCCGCAATTTCTTTCGCCCGGAGGCAAACACCGAACCTTTTGTATTTATCACAAGCATTGAGGATTCAATAGAACTTTTAAAAGAGCGTTTGAAAGAGAATCTTATAAAAATAAATGTAGTGGCAAAAAAAGAGAATCTTAGCATTGATGGCTATCAAAACTCCTTTATGCAGGTGATTTTAATACTTATCAATAATGCGATTGATGCGCTTAAATTAAGGGCTGAAAATGAAAAAGATTTTACAGATTTGTGTATAGAGATTTTGTTAGACAAGGTAGGATATAATATCGTGCTTTGCGTGAGAGATAATGCAGGTGGAATTCGCCTCGAGGATAAATCAAAGGTATTCGAGCCATACTTCACAACCAAGCATAAATCCGTAGGCACAGGCATAGGCTTATATATGGCAGAGCAAATCATTGAACGACAATTTAATGGCACAATAGATGTATCAAACACACAATGGGGGGAGGCATACTTTGGAGCAGAATTCACTATCCACATACCAACACAAGGGGGTAAAGTATGA
- the uvrC gene encoding excinuclease ABC subunit UvrC, which yields MAHKIDSQHNLDLMRKLDSESRVDSQPSLTHTQAQDNRSHLLFTLTHLPTHSGIYQYFDKDGNLLYVGKAKNLKNRIKSYFNIHNQHIAPRSNLSPRITIMVSQIAQIHTLLTDSEQDALILENSLIKSLKPKYNILLRDDKTYPYIYIDKSSPFPSFDITRAVLKSPKIQYFGPFVNGARELLESLYDVLPLVQKKSCAKGKKACLFYEIQKCLAPCENKISTQEYTNIVEQGIALLENKKELIKILESKMQNLSASLQFEEAAKMRDKIHKITHMKNQSIIDMRSGDYDAFVLATDEDLDSQKGVKTHILMSLFIRNGRIVSSDFSLLHQDIQEDNLPELYTQALLNAYKTALPLMPKEILIPYFHFADISSLQTLLQNQTQSSVKITQPQRGKKKDVLLLGLKNAQEILKLHKQEHNENSTLIALQNLCSLRHTPHRIEVFDTSHHSGMYNVGGMIVYENNHFCPAQYRRYELSTSDEYTQMREMLERRAKRFESNPPPDLWLIDGGSAQIHIALEVLKSVGANVDVMAIAKMKHNAKAYRAKGNALDILRTQKAEFKLNTNDKRLQLCQKLRDEAHRYAITYHQYKKTKDTNKVQSIGDNQYSKAQIKRLLEFFGTFSNIQNASNEQIQSVLKSRTSSQNSAKINSRKNR from the coding sequence ATGGCGCATAAAATAGATTCACAACATAATTTGGATTTAATGCGCAAACTAGATTCAGAATCTAGGGTAGATTCACAACCTAGCTTAACGCACACACAAGCACAGGACAATCGCTCACATTTGCTTTTTACCCTCACGCATTTACCCACGCATTCAGGCATTTATCAATACTTTGACAAAGATGGGAATCTCCTCTATGTCGGCAAGGCAAAGAATCTCAAAAATCGCATTAAAAGCTACTTTAACATTCATAATCAGCATATCGCACCAAGGTCTAATCTTAGCCCAAGAATCACCATTATGGTATCCCAAATCGCCCAGATTCACACGCTTTTAACCGATAGCGAACAAGACGCACTTATCCTTGAAAATTCGCTTATTAAGAGCCTCAAGCCAAAATATAATATTTTACTGCGCGATGACAAGACTTATCCTTACATTTATATCGATAAATCCTCGCCCTTTCCAAGCTTTGATATTACACGCGCCGTGCTTAAATCGCCCAAGATTCAGTATTTTGGTCCATTTGTTAATGGCGCGAGGGAGCTACTTGAAAGCCTCTATGATGTGCTACCTTTGGTGCAGAAAAAATCCTGCGCAAAAGGCAAAAAAGCGTGTTTGTTTTATGAGATACAAAAATGCCTCGCACCTTGTGAGAACAAAATCTCTACGCAAGAATACACAAATATCGTGGAGCAAGGCATTGCACTGCTTGAAAATAAAAAGGAGTTAATAAAGATTTTGGAATCTAAAATGCAAAATCTCTCTGCCTCATTGCAATTTGAAGAAGCGGCAAAAATGCGCGATAAAATCCATAAAATCACACATATGAAAAATCAATCCATTATCGATATGCGGAGCGGGGATTATGACGCATTTGTCCTTGCCACAGACGAGGATTTAGATTCACAAAAAGGGGTAAAAACGCATATTCTAATGAGCCTCTTTATCCGCAATGGACGCATTGTCTCAAGCGATTTTTCACTTCTGCACCAAGATATACAAGAGGACAACCTGCCCGAGCTCTACACACAAGCACTCCTTAATGCCTACAAAACCGCCCTGCCACTTATGCCAAAGGAGATTCTTATCCCCTATTTTCATTTTGCGGATATTTCATCTTTGCAAACACTTTTACAGAATCAAACCCAAAGTAGCGTGAAAATCACCCAACCACAACGAGGTAAGAAAAAAGATGTGCTTTTGCTCGGGCTCAAAAATGCACAAGAAATTTTAAAACTCCATAAACAAGAGCATAACGAAAATAGCACACTCATAGCGTTACAAAATCTCTGCTCCTTGCGACACACGCCACATAGAATCGAGGTTTTTGATACCTCACATCATAGCGGAATGTATAATGTCGGCGGTATGATTGTGTATGAAAATAATCACTTCTGTCCCGCACAATACCGCCGATATGAGCTAAGCACGAGTGATGAATATACACAAATGCGTGAAATGCTCGAGCGGAGGGCAAAAAGATTTGAATCTAATCCACCGCCGGATTTATGGCTCATCGATGGTGGAAGTGCGCAGATTCACATTGCGCTTGAAGTCCTCAAAAGTGTGGGTGCAAATGTCGATGTGATGGCGATTGCAAAGATGAAGCACAATGCCAAAGCCTATCGCGCCAAAGGCAACGCGCTTGATATATTACGCACACAAAAGGCGGAATTTAAACTGAATACAAACGATAAGAGACTACAATTGTGCCAAAAGCTACGCGATGAGGCACATCGATACGCAATCACTTATCATCAATACAAAAAAACAAAGGATACAAACAAAGTGCAAAGCATAGGCGATAATCAATACAGCAAGGCACAAATCAAGCGACTTTTAGAATTTTTTGGCACTTTTAGCAATATACAAAATGCCTCAAATGAACAGATTCAAAGTGTGCTTAAATCCCGCACTTCATCTCAAAATAGCGCAAAAATTAATTCTAGAAAAAATAGATGA
- the nadB gene encoding L-aspartate oxidase: MGQYDAIIIGAGVAGLYCAAHLPKNLKVLILCKSQPWECNTFYAQGGISIAKDNDDVLSHTQDTLSAGGYLNNKQCVEMLASTSPKILNELIESGFVLDRDSNNALLYAKEGGHSKARIVHSGGDATGRNLHTHLIDRLSATLWKNAEVVDLLIEEDKCYGVCVQTKLGTHNLYAHHIVIASGGVGGLFKYHTNAYTISSDIHGIILEHHLALQDMEMLQFHPTAYVRNPQARKYLISEAVRGEGGVIVDEDGKRFLFDYDERGELAPRDIVARGIMDYCTKHKKEVFLDVSVFDKAGFKNRFPNIYRDLSTFLDIPNEKIPISPAFHYSMGGIAVDINGLVKGMSNLYAVGECACNGLHGGNRLASNSLLEGLVFGSNVAKHIVENPTRTRVAHFPLCEEVLEKEGDVKLKNVLREIMWDKVGIIRSKSGLDSALGGIEVMLESNIGRMLRLRLLVARRIIESALTRTESKGAHFRVD, from the coding sequence ATGGGACAATATGATGCGATTATTATCGGTGCAGGAGTAGCAGGGCTGTATTGTGCCGCACATTTACCAAAAAATCTTAAGGTGTTAATCCTCTGTAAATCACAACCTTGGGAGTGCAATACCTTTTACGCCCAAGGTGGAATAAGCATAGCAAAAGATAATGATGATGTGCTTTCGCACACGCAAGATACACTTTCCGCCGGTGGGTATCTCAATAATAAGCAATGCGTGGAAATGCTCGCAAGCACGAGTCCTAAGATTCTAAATGAGCTTATAGAAAGTGGCTTTGTGCTTGATAGGGATAGTAATAATGCGCTGCTCTATGCTAAGGAGGGAGGACATAGCAAGGCGCGTATCGTGCATTCAGGCGGGGACGCGACCGGGCGCAATCTCCATACACATCTTATCGATAGGTTAAGCGCGACATTGTGGAAAAATGCAGAGGTGGTGGATTTACTCATCGAAGAGGATAAGTGCTATGGCGTGTGTGTGCAGACAAAGCTAGGCACACATAATCTCTACGCACATCACATTGTTATTGCGAGTGGTGGCGTTGGTGGTTTGTTTAAATACCATACAAATGCCTACACGATTAGTAGCGATATACACGGCATTATCCTCGAGCATCATCTCGCCTTGCAGGATATGGAAATGCTCCAATTCCACCCTACCGCCTATGTGCGTAATCCTCAAGCGCGTAAATATCTTATCTCCGAGGCGGTGCGTGGCGAAGGCGGTGTGATAGTCGATGAAGATGGCAAACGATTTTTGTTTGATTATGATGAGCGGGGTGAGTTAGCACCGCGTGACATTGTGGCGCGTGGGATTATGGACTATTGCACAAAACATAAAAAAGAGGTGTTTTTAGATGTGAGCGTGTTTGATAAGGCAGGATTCAAAAATCGCTTTCCAAATATTTATCGTGATTTAAGCACATTTTTAGACATTCCTAATGAGAAGATTCCCATTTCACCGGCGTTTCACTATTCTATGGGTGGTATTGCTGTGGATATAAATGGGCTTGTCAAAGGAATGAGTAATCTTTATGCAGTGGGAGAATGCGCGTGCAATGGGCTGCACGGAGGTAATCGCCTTGCGTCTAATTCTTTGCTAGAGGGGCTTGTCTTTGGCTCAAATGTTGCTAAACATATTGTAGAAAATCCTACACGCACGAGGGTGGCGCATTTTCCATTGTGTGAGGAAGTGCTAGAGAAAGAAGGTGATGTGAAGCTTAAGAATGTGTTGCGTGAGATTATGTGGGATAAGGTGGGAATTATCCGCTCTAAAAGTGGGCTAGATTCTGCTCTTGGGGGAATTGAAGTGATGTTAGAATCTAATATCGGGCGTATGTTGCGGCTGCGGCTACTCGTGGCGCGTAGGATTATAGAATCTGCGCTTACTCGCACAGAAAGCAAGGGCGCACATTTTAGGGTGGATTAA
- a CDS encoding Dps family protein → MSKVVETLKQIQADAAVFYVKVHNFHWNVKGMDFHPTHKATEEIYENFADVFDDVAERVLQIGEKPYVTLADMLKAAKIKEESKTSFTSKDVLKAILADYEYFLKAFENLSSEAEKAGDNVTQGYADDKVGELQKAIWMLKATLA, encoded by the coding sequence ATGAGTAAAGTTGTAGAAACATTAAAACAAATTCAAGCTGATGCGGCAGTGTTTTATGTCAAAGTGCATAATTTTCATTGGAATGTTAAGGGTATGGACTTTCACCCTACGCATAAGGCTACTGAAGAGATTTATGAAAATTTTGCTGATGTGTTTGATGATGTTGCAGAGCGCGTATTGCAAATTGGTGAAAAGCCCTATGTAACACTTGCAGATATGCTTAAAGCTGCAAAAATTAAAGAGGAGAGCAAAACAAGTTTTACTTCAAAAGATGTTTTAAAAGCTATCCTTGCTGATTATGAATATTTCCTTAAAGCGTTTGAAAATCTTTCAAGTGAGGCTGAAAAAGCTGGAGATAATGTAACACAGGGATATGCTGATGATAAAGTAGGTGAGTTGCAAAAAGCTATTTGGATGCTGAAAGCTACACTTGCTTAA
- a CDS encoding bifunctional 3,4-dihydroxy-2-butanone 4-phosphate synthase/GTP cyclohydrolase II: MYQQRVKEAIEAIKKGEMIIIMDDEDRENEGDLVMAGIFSTPQKINFMAQEARGLICVSITQELAKKLDLPPMVQKNDSNHETAFTISIDAKEAKTGISAYERDMTIRLMCESNAKPSDFVRPGHIFPLIAKEGGVLVRTGHTEASVDICRLAGVAPISVICEIMKKDGTMAGRGDKFLLDFASLHNLKILYVSDIIHYRLNFENLLRETSRKNAVFMGVACEKITFIDHLEREHIAFAFSTSTPHKTKPLIRFHNMRSDLELLENTEEWNALLKSIEYLKEQGGYLIVLNTHSLHISKACGDMKDFGIGAQILKRLGIEDFVLLSSCSANKGEYNALSGFNLHLVEKIEV; this comes from the coding sequence ATGTATCAACAACGCGTGAAAGAAGCTATAGAGGCGATTAAAAAAGGTGAGATGATTATTATTATGGACGATGAGGATAGGGAGAATGAGGGCGATTTGGTAATGGCAGGTATTTTTTCCACTCCTCAAAAAATCAACTTTATGGCGCAAGAAGCACGAGGGCTTATTTGCGTATCCATCACACAAGAGCTTGCCAAAAAACTTGACTTGCCCCCAATGGTGCAAAAAAACGATAGCAATCACGAAACAGCCTTTACGATTTCTATTGACGCAAAAGAAGCCAAGACGGGTATTTCAGCCTATGAGCGCGATATGACTATTAGACTTATGTGTGAGAGTAACGCAAAACCAAGTGATTTTGTGCGTCCCGGACATATTTTTCCGCTTATTGCTAAAGAGGGAGGAGTGCTTGTGCGCACAGGACATACAGAGGCAAGTGTAGATATTTGCCGCCTTGCAGGAGTTGCACCCATTAGCGTAATTTGTGAGATTATGAAAAAAGACGGCACAATGGCAGGGCGCGGGGATAAATTTTTGCTTGATTTTGCCTCTTTGCATAATCTTAAGATTCTCTATGTATCCGATATTATCCATTATCGCCTTAATTTTGAAAATCTCCTGCGTGAGACTTCTCGTAAAAATGCAGTATTTATGGGCGTAGCGTGTGAAAAAATCACCTTTATAGACCATTTAGAGCGCGAGCATATTGCCTTTGCATTTTCTACCTCTACTCCGCATAAGACAAAGCCGCTTATTAGATTCCATAATATGCGCAGTGATTTGGAATTGCTAGAAAATACAGAAGAATGGAATGCGCTTCTTAAAAGCATTGAATATTTAAAAGAACAAGGCGGCTATTTGATAGTTTTAAATACTCATTCCCTGCATATATCTAAAGCCTGTGGCGATATGAAAGACTTTGGTATTGGTGCGCAGATTCTTAAAAGATTAGGTATTGAAGATTTTGTGCTTCTTAGCTCTTGTAGTGCAAACAAAGGTGAGTATAATGCCCTTAGTGGCTTTAATCTGCATTTGGTGGAAAAGATTGAGGTATAA
- a CDS encoding DUF4422 domain-containing protein, with translation MPLSPRVKILVCYHKISPIIANEVLQPILVGAAQADQTTLESLESACAKQGVELFRDDYISGEEAYSHSLKKEISTLNPHFCELTAMYWAWKNLEADYYGLFHYRRVFDFALNTFFSRLKSAFIPQSRVIAKYHLESTFITSYLQTHHIDIVIPKPLPLHQDINAYENFAKGGHNIKDLDKAIAYIKETYPFMGDSITQALFTNGAKICYWNMAIWRKEIFFEYCEWLFDVLFALQEQIDYKSYDAHEARVFGFLSEWLFNVWLAYQLKTRKLNVLEAKSKLLYNKQSKFFGKVSAPDCERYYFLFIRIYKKSLSPLPPATPQPQKFKQEFDKGNEV, from the coding sequence ATGCCATTATCTCCAAGAGTGAAAATTCTTGTCTGCTATCATAAGATAAGCCCAATCATTGCAAATGAAGTGTTGCAACCAATTTTGGTAGGTGCGGCACAAGCAGACCAAACCACACTAGAATCTTTAGAATCTGCTTGTGCTAAGCAGGGCGTAGAACTTTTTAGGGACGATTATATTTCAGGGGAGGAGGCATACTCTCATAGTTTAAAAAAAGAAATTTCCACACTCAATCCCCACTTTTGCGAACTCACCGCAATGTATTGGGCGTGGAAGAATCTTGAAGCAGATTATTATGGACTTTTTCATTATCGGAGAGTGTTTGATTTCGCACTAAATACATTTTTTTCTCGCCTTAAATCAGCCTTTATTCCTCAAAGTCGTGTTATCGCTAAATATCATCTTGAATCTACCTTTATTACTTCGTATTTGCAAACACATCATATTGATATAGTTATTCCCAAGCCCTTGCCTTTACACCAAGATATAAATGCGTATGAAAATTTTGCGAAAGGAGGGCATAACATAAAAGATTTAGATAAAGCGATTGCCTATATTAAAGAAACTTATCCATTTATGGGAGATTCTATTACGCAGGCACTTTTTACAAATGGTGCGAAAATATGCTATTGGAATATGGCAATATGGCGTAAAGAGATATTTTTTGAATATTGTGAGTGGCTCTTTGATGTGCTTTTTGCTTTGCAAGAGCAAATTGATTATAAATCTTATGATGCACACGAAGCGAGAGTCTTTGGATTTTTAAGTGAGTGGCTTTTTAACGTGTGGCTTGCCTATCAGTTGAAAACGCGTAAATTGAATGTGCTTGAAGCAAAAAGTAAGCTTCTTTATAACAAGCAAAGTAAATTTTTTGGCAAAGTCAGTGCGCCAGATTGTGAGCGGTATTATTTTTTATTTATCCGTATATATAAAAAATCTCTTTCGCCCCTCCCCCCTGCTACTCCACAGCCTCAAAAGTTTAAACAAGAATTTGATAAAGGGAATGAAGTATGA
- a CDS encoding DUF4422 domain-containing protein, whose product MNIKILVCYHKVSPIIGNDVLQPILLGAANASEYTIGGLKTLCDKAGVPLLYDNSGEHISSLNPYFCELTAMYWAWKNLEADYYGLFHYRRVFDFRDSTHFDMPRTQKYYYDSIRGFFSDFYQQYGLNPQNIIESLKGYDIVLPTLVIDHDDKQRAQHLSLYELYDEVHYIKDMDLALEYIASKYPQMYQIALDTLHKKPLFWYIANMYIMKKALYFEYCEWLFDVLFAIEPLSAYKNYDSYQARIFGFLAERLFNVWIAYKKTQKNLKIKELPLVFFKFRAKKRWFGWAQDGDVKQFYVCKLRVIKKYLGEAKS is encoded by the coding sequence ATGAATATAAAGATTCTCGTATGTTATCACAAGGTAAGCCCTATTATTGGCAATGATGTCTTACAGCCAATTCTGCTCGGTGCAGCAAATGCGAGTGAATACACCATAGGCGGTTTGAAAACTTTGTGTGATAAGGCAGGAGTGCCACTTTTGTATGATAATAGTGGAGAGCATATCAGCAGCCTTAATCCCTACTTTTGCGAACTCACCGCAATGTATTGGGCGTGGAAGAATCTTGAAGCAGATTATTATGGACTTTTTCATTATCGTAGAGTGTTTGATTTTAGAGATTCTACTCATTTTGATATGCCTAGAACACAAAAATATTATTATGATTCCATAAGAGGTTTTTTTAGTGATTTTTATCAACAATATGGGCTTAATCCTCAAAATATTATTGAGTCTCTAAAGGGTTATGATATAGTGCTTCCAACTTTGGTTATTGACCACGATGATAAGCAAAGAGCACAACATTTATCACTCTATGAATTATATGATGAGGTGCATTATATAAAAGATATGGATTTAGCGCTAGAGTATATCGCTTCAAAATATCCACAGATGTATCAAATTGCACTCGATACACTCCACAAAAAGCCTTTGTTTTGGTATATAGCAAATATGTATATTATGAAAAAGGCATTATATTTTGAATATTGCGAATGGTTATTTGATGTTTTGTTTGCTATTGAGCCTTTGAGTGCTTATAAAAATTATGATAGTTATCAGGCAAGAATTTTTGGCTTTTTAGCGGAGAGATTATTTAATGTATGGATTGCTTATAAAAAAACACAAAAGAATCTTAAAATAAAAGAACTACCCTTAGTCTTTTTTAAATTTAGAGCAAAAAAAAGATGGTTTGGTTGGGCTCAAGATGGCGATGTGAAGCAATTTTATGTATGTAAATTACGAGTGATAAAGAAATATCTAGGTGAGGCTAAATCCTAA